One segment of Streptomyces sp. XD-27 DNA contains the following:
- a CDS encoding N-acetylmuramoyl-L-alanine amidase, with translation MATPMSAERFLRALKDEGLRVVEVGDWREHNRNHMGPWGPMHGVMIHHTVTSGTERTVKICYDGWPELPGPLCHGVIAKDGTVHLVGYGRANHAGRGDDDVLRAVIAEKALPPDNEANTDGNRHFYGFECENLGDGEDPWPEAQLAAIAKAAAAVCRFHKWTERSVIGHLEWQPGKVDPRGFTMNAMRERVRDHLK, from the coding sequence ATGGCCACACCCATGTCCGCGGAACGCTTCCTCCGGGCCCTCAAGGACGAGGGCCTGCGCGTGGTGGAGGTCGGCGACTGGAGAGAGCACAACAGAAACCACATGGGTCCGTGGGGGCCGATGCACGGCGTGATGATCCACCACACCGTGACCAGCGGCACCGAACGGACCGTGAAGATCTGCTACGACGGCTGGCCGGAGCTGCCCGGCCCGCTGTGCCACGGGGTGATCGCCAAGGACGGCACGGTGCATCTCGTCGGCTACGGGCGCGCCAACCACGCGGGGCGCGGGGACGACGACGTACTGCGCGCCGTCATCGCCGAGAAGGCGCTGCCGCCCGACAACGAGGCCAACACGGACGGCAACCGGCACTTCTACGGCTTCGAGTGCGAGAACCTGGGCGACGGCGAGGACCCGTGGCCGGAGGCCCAGCTGGCGGCGATCGCGAAGGCCGCGGCCGCCGTCTGCCGCTTCCACAAGTGGACCGAGCGCTCGGTCATCGGCCATCTCGAATGGCAGCCGGGCAAGGTCGACCCGCGCGGCTTCACGATGAACGCCATGCGTGAGCGCGTGCGCGACCACCTCAAGTAG
- a CDS encoding glutaminase, whose translation MDYQAVLDEVAAAVAPQVGRGQVARYIPALAAVDPGRFGIALAAVDGTVVGTGDWEVPFSIQSISKAFSLALVLAQDGESIWRRVGREPSGNPFNSLVQLEHENGIPRNPFINAGALVVTDRLQSMTGDASTTMLDFLRAESGNPELSFDAAVAASETEHGDRNAALAHFMASYGNLDNPVPTVLEHYFWQCSIEMSCRDLALAGGFLARHGLAADGSRLLSRREAKRINAVMLTCGTYDAAGDFAYRVGLPGKSGVGGGIVAVIPGRCTLCVWSPGLDARGNSVAGVAALDHFTTITGWSVF comes from the coding sequence ATGGACTACCAGGCAGTTCTCGACGAGGTCGCGGCCGCGGTGGCGCCGCAGGTCGGGCGCGGGCAGGTGGCCCGGTACATTCCGGCGCTCGCCGCCGTGGACCCGGGTCGGTTCGGGATCGCGCTCGCGGCCGTCGACGGGACCGTGGTCGGGACCGGTGACTGGGAGGTCCCGTTCTCCATACAGAGCATCTCCAAGGCGTTCAGCCTCGCGCTGGTGCTCGCCCAGGACGGCGAGAGCATCTGGCGGCGCGTGGGGCGCGAGCCGTCGGGCAACCCGTTCAACTCGCTGGTGCAGCTGGAGCACGAGAACGGCATCCCGCGCAATCCGTTCATCAACGCGGGCGCGCTGGTCGTCACCGACCGGCTGCAGTCGATGACCGGGGACGCCAGCACCACGATGCTGGACTTCCTGCGCGCCGAGAGCGGCAATCCGGAGCTGTCCTTCGACGCCGCCGTCGCCGCCTCCGAGACCGAACACGGGGACCGCAACGCGGCTCTGGCGCACTTCATGGCGAGCTACGGCAACCTCGACAACCCCGTCCCCACGGTGCTGGAGCACTACTTCTGGCAGTGCTCGATCGAGATGAGCTGCCGCGATCTGGCGCTGGCGGGCGGCTTCCTGGCCCGGCACGGGCTGGCGGCGGACGGTTCCCGGCTGCTGTCGCGGCGCGAGGCGAAGCGGATCAACGCGGTGATGCTCACCTGCGGTACGTACGACGCGGCGGGCGACTTCGCGTACCGGGTCGGACTGCCCGGCAAGAGCGGGGTCGGCGGCGGCATCGTCGCGGTGATCCCGGGCCGCTGCACGCTGTGCGTATGGAGCCCCGGCCTGGACGCGCGCGGCAACTCGGTGGCGGGGGTCGCGGCGCTCGACCACTTCACCACGATCACCGGGTGGTCGGTGTTCTGA
- a CDS encoding STAS domain-containing protein — MQQAARRAAPVSYARTYSTGACAVVECHGEVDLDGALEIGPPLDAATGGTAPVVVVDLTPVTFLDCSGLALLCRAHRRTRERAARLRVVCADRTVLRTFRACGLTEVLDPQPTLGAALDGEASRTDG; from the coding sequence ATGCAACAGGCCGCGCGACGGGCCGCCCCCGTGTCGTATGCCCGGACGTACTCGACCGGCGCGTGCGCCGTCGTCGAGTGCCACGGCGAGGTGGACCTCGACGGTGCGCTGGAGATCGGCCCGCCGCTGGACGCGGCCACCGGAGGCACCGCCCCCGTGGTCGTCGTCGACCTGACCCCGGTCACCTTCCTGGACTGCTCCGGCCTGGCCCTGCTGTGCCGCGCGCACCGCCGCACGCGCGAGCGCGCGGCGCGGCTGCGCGTGGTGTGCGCGGACCGGACGGTGCTGCGTACGTTCCGGGCGTGCGGGCTGACCGAGGTGCTGGATCCGCAGCCCACGCTGGGGGCGGCCCTCGACGGGGAGGCGTCGCGTACGGACGGATGA
- the snpA gene encoding snapalysin: protein MSFPKLALAATVGLGLTAALSAVPASAATADQPARSAATSAYVSDSADRADAKAFFEAVLKSAKAKQKKTGAASVTVTYDAGAAPTFKAQIARSAEIWNASVDNVELVEGGNADFEYREGDDPRGSYASTDGHGKGYIFLDYAQNQEYDSTRVTAHETGHVLGLPDHYEGPCSELMSGGGPGPSCTNPQPDANEISRVEQLWANGLTSVDPAAFDKAAFGKAGFRSAT from the coding sequence ATGAGTTTCCCCAAGTTGGCGCTCGCTGCCACCGTCGGTCTCGGTCTGACGGCAGCGCTGTCCGCCGTACCGGCCTCCGCGGCCACCGCCGACCAGCCCGCGCGCTCCGCCGCCACGTCGGCCTACGTCTCGGACTCGGCCGACCGGGCCGACGCCAAGGCGTTCTTCGAGGCCGTCCTGAAGTCGGCCAAGGCCAAGCAGAAGAAGACCGGCGCCGCGAGCGTCACCGTCACCTACGACGCCGGCGCCGCGCCCACCTTCAAGGCGCAGATAGCCCGCAGCGCCGAGATATGGAACGCCTCCGTCGACAACGTGGAGCTGGTCGAAGGCGGCAACGCGGACTTCGAGTACCGCGAGGGCGACGACCCGCGCGGCTCCTACGCGAGCACCGACGGCCACGGCAAGGGCTACATCTTCCTCGACTACGCCCAGAACCAGGAGTACGACTCGACCCGGGTCACCGCCCACGAGACCGGGCACGTCCTCGGCCTGCCGGACCACTACGAGGGCCCGTGCAGCGAGCTGATGTCCGGCGGCGGCCCCGGCCCGTCCTGCACCAACCCGCAGCCGGACGCGAACGAGATCAGCCGCGTCGAGCAGCTGTGGGCCAACGGCCTGACCTCGGTCGACCCGGCGGCGTTCGACAAGGCCGCGTTCGGCAAGGCGGGCTTCCGCTCCGCTACGTGA
- a CDS encoding LysR family transcriptional regulator produces MELEVRHLRALCAIADHGSVRKAARQLGMTQPSLTTQLRRIENAIGGELFSRDPTGSTLTPLGRSVLSRARPIVAEMNALIAEARTAAGRAADARLRIGSTGSRAVPGWLRRLRIRFPAADPTIRTDASPNTLLQMVAAHQLDVVFVHEVEGSPLRVPEGVEQRVLVAREPQFVALPETHPAARRPVVALADLAADQWMVDPAVDGEAAGVRRMLAAAGLEPQVVYGDYLTAVDLVAAGEVVTPCQPTSRSRPGMTVRPLEGDPLTVRLLLAARPGAAAPLGLDEVYEDLAAAYREIAWASPAYREWLVRNDTPPPLLQARGRVPVA; encoded by the coding sequence GTGGAGCTCGAAGTCAGGCATCTTCGTGCGCTGTGCGCCATCGCCGACCACGGCAGCGTACGCAAGGCCGCGCGGCAACTGGGCATGACCCAGCCCTCCCTGACCACGCAGCTCCGCCGGATCGAGAACGCCATCGGCGGTGAGCTCTTCTCCCGCGACCCCACCGGCAGCACCCTCACGCCGCTCGGCCGTTCCGTGCTCTCCCGGGCGCGGCCCATCGTCGCCGAGATGAACGCCCTGATCGCCGAGGCGCGAACGGCGGCGGGCCGCGCGGCCGACGCGCGGCTGCGGATCGGCAGCACCGGCAGCCGCGCGGTGCCGGGCTGGCTGCGCCGGCTGCGGATCCGGTTCCCCGCCGCCGACCCCACCATCCGTACGGACGCCTCGCCGAACACGCTGTTGCAGATGGTCGCCGCGCACCAGCTCGACGTCGTCTTCGTGCACGAGGTCGAGGGCTCTCCGCTGCGCGTTCCCGAGGGGGTGGAGCAGCGCGTACTCGTGGCGCGCGAACCGCAGTTCGTCGCCCTGCCCGAGACCCATCCGGCCGCGCGCCGACCGGTGGTGGCACTGGCCGACCTGGCCGCCGACCAGTGGATGGTCGACCCGGCCGTGGACGGGGAGGCCGCGGGCGTACGCCGGATGCTCGCCGCCGCCGGACTGGAGCCGCAGGTGGTCTACGGCGACTATCTGACCGCGGTCGACCTGGTGGCCGCAGGGGAGGTCGTCACCCCCTGCCAGCCCACCTCCCGCTCCCGTCCCGGCATGACCGTCCGCCCCCTGGAGGGCGACCCGTTGACGGTCCGTCTCCTCCTCGCCGCCCGCCCCGGCGCCGCCGCGCCGCTGGGCCTCGACGAGGTGTACGAGGACCTCGCGGCCGCCTACCGCGAGATCGCGTGGGCCAGCCCCGCGTACCGCGAGTGGCTGGTTCGCAACGACACCCCTCCACCGCTCCTCCAGGCCCGGGGCCGGGTGCCGGTGGCCT